The following proteins are encoded in a genomic region of Chloracidobacterium sp.:
- the tgt gene encoding tRNA guanosine(34) transglycosylase Tgt, translated as MTSPIEWNVIATDGRARAGMLRTRRGNIETPVFMPVGTQGAIKGVRFEWLENEFDARIILGNTYHLFLRPGVDVIREFGGLHGFNTWERPILTDSGGFQVFSLTQLRKLTEEGVEFRSHLDGGLRFISPEVSMEIQAVLGSEIVMAFDECPPGDADKAATKKSLDLTMRWAKRSKDRFGELQAAGDDLGRKETEGLSGDQALFGIVQGAGHLDLRSESLERIVEIGFDGYAIGGLSVGEEKDVMYGVLDHIGHQMPAGRPRYLMGVGTPEDLVEAVGCGIDMFDCVIPTRNGRTGSAFTSRGKINIRNAKFISDKGPIDEECVCSVCKRYSLGYIRHLYQAGEMNARTMISHHNIAFFFQTMRLAREAIRESRFFAFKKEFLSKIGEFVEPSV; from the coding sequence ATGACATCACCGATAGAATGGAACGTGATCGCGACCGACGGCCGTGCACGAGCGGGAATGCTGCGCACACGGCGCGGCAATATCGAGACGCCGGTGTTCATGCCCGTTGGGACGCAAGGAGCGATCAAAGGTGTGCGGTTCGAATGGCTCGAGAATGAATTTGACGCACGCATAATTCTGGGTAACACGTATCATCTGTTTCTGCGGCCTGGCGTTGATGTCATCAGAGAGTTCGGGGGCCTGCACGGGTTCAATACTTGGGAGCGGCCTATCCTTACGGATTCAGGAGGTTTTCAGGTCTTTTCGCTCACTCAGTTAAGAAAGTTGACCGAAGAAGGCGTAGAATTCCGATCGCACCTGGACGGAGGCCTTCGCTTTATTTCGCCCGAGGTTTCGATGGAGATCCAGGCGGTGCTGGGTTCCGAGATAGTGATGGCGTTCGATGAATGTCCGCCGGGCGATGCTGATAAAGCGGCGACAAAGAAAAGCCTCGATCTTACGATGCGTTGGGCGAAGCGTTCGAAAGATCGCTTCGGCGAATTACAGGCAGCCGGCGACGATCTTGGCAGAAAGGAAACCGAAGGGCTTTCCGGCGATCAGGCCCTTTTTGGGATCGTGCAAGGTGCGGGACATCTGGATCTCAGGAGCGAGAGTTTAGAACGCATCGTCGAAATCGGATTTGACGGCTACGCCATCGGCGGGTTGAGCGTCGGCGAAGAAAAGGATGTGATGTACGGCGTCCTCGATCACATAGGCCACCAAATGCCCGCAGGCCGCCCGCGTTATCTTATGGGCGTCGGCACTCCTGAGGATCTTGTCGAGGCGGTCGGATGCGGCATTGATATGTTCGACTGCGTCATCCCGACGCGAAACGGTCGTACCGGCAGCGCCTTTACATCACGCGGCAAGATCAACATACGTAACGCAAAATTCATCTCGGATAAAGGCCCGATAGACGAGGAGTGCGTTTGTTCAGTTTGCAAAAGATATTCGCTTGGCTATATCCGACACCTATACCAAGCTGGCGAAATGAATGCCCGAACGATGATCTCGCATCACAATATCGCATTCTTTTTCCAGACGATGCGGCTCGCACGCGAGGCGATCCGCGAGTCTCGCTTTTTTGCGTTCAAGAAGGAATTTCTTTCTAAGATCGGCGAATTCGTTGAGCCGAGCGTTTGA
- the yajC gene encoding preprotein translocase subunit YajC, with protein sequence MVEFVLFFQEASGGGFPYSMIFMMLAIFGIFYFLVIMPQKKQKQQLQQMIEQLKINDEIVTNGGVIGKIKEIKETSFVIQSAEKSFIEIGKNAVVGRRP encoded by the coding sequence ATGGTTGAATTTGTTCTTTTCTTTCAGGAAGCGTCGGGCGGAGGTTTTCCGTATTCGATGATCTTTATGATGCTGGCGATCTTCGGCATCTTTTACTTTCTTGTGATCATGCCGCAGAAGAAGCAGAAGCAGCAGCTTCAGCAGATGATCGAGCAGCTCAAGATCAACGACGAGATCGTCACGAACGGCGGCGTTATCGGTAAGATCAAAGAGATCAAAGAAACGAGCTTTGTTATTCAAAGTGCCGAAAAGTCCTTTATTGAGATCGGAAAGAACGCGGTCGTTGGCCGCAGGCCGTAG